A region from the bacterium genome encodes:
- a CDS encoding GAF domain-containing SpoIIE family protein phosphatase: MAALFGSKRDDAPTPESTEVERLKTENQRLHRAVEELSVLNEIALAINSTMAPEQINKLIVSKCMRRLGVQQGTIHLFGDSESDPTKTLMRVVSSGDGLPMRISIQMQGWMHKNRKPLVINDLANDERFGGADAKNLPIKSLLSVPLELKGRLIGILNLFNKIDGEITSEDARLAAIIASQCGQVIENARLYAEEQKLHQLQDDLRNATTIQRLLLPRSAPQIEGADIAGVSHPARDVGGDYFDYIDLGNGRWGIAVGDVSGKGMPAALLMANLQATMRGSAFNTSTVSECVTAVNKLLLGSTDAKTFVTLFYAIYDSVNHTLTYCNAGHNPPYLVDAGGQIKTLEVGGPLAAAFSWSNYGEETVAMGPGYRLVIYTDGVTEAADKSEEQFGEERLVELIKTWRDTPSKAFIEQVVNEVLNFQKDLPVADDITLVCLRT; the protein is encoded by the coding sequence ATGGCTGCCTTGTTCGGATCGAAAAGAGACGACGCGCCGACACCGGAATCGACGGAGGTCGAACGGCTCAAGACGGAAAACCAGCGCCTGCACCGGGCGGTGGAAGAGCTGTCGGTCCTCAACGAGATTGCGCTGGCGATCAACTCGACCATGGCGCCGGAGCAGATCAACAAGCTCATCGTCAGCAAATGCATGCGCCGCCTCGGGGTGCAGCAGGGGACGATTCACCTCTTCGGCGACAGCGAGTCGGATCCGACCAAGACGCTGATGCGTGTGGTCTCCAGCGGCGACGGCCTGCCGATGCGGATCTCCATCCAGATGCAGGGCTGGATGCATAAGAATCGCAAGCCGCTGGTCATCAACGATCTGGCCAACGACGAGCGTTTCGGCGGCGCCGACGCCAAGAATCTGCCCATCAAGTCGCTATTGTCGGTGCCGTTGGAATTGAAGGGGCGGTTGATCGGTATTCTCAACCTCTTCAACAAGATCGACGGCGAGATCACCTCGGAGGACGCGCGGCTTGCGGCCATCATCGCCTCGCAGTGCGGGCAGGTCATCGAGAACGCGCGTCTCTACGCTGAAGAGCAGAAGTTGCACCAGTTGCAGGATGACCTCCGCAACGCCACCACCATCCAGCGCCTCCTGCTGCCGCGCAGCGCGCCGCAGATCGAAGGCGCCGACATCGCGGGCGTGTCGCATCCGGCGCGCGATGTGGGCGGCGACTATTTCGACTACATCGATCTCGGCAACGGGCGGTGGGGGATCGCGGTGGGCGACGTGTCGGGCAAAGGCATGCCTGCGGCGCTGCTCATGGCCAATCTGCAGGCGACCATGCGCGGGAGCGCCTTCAACACCAGCACGGTCTCCGAGTGCGTCACCGCGGTCAACAAACTTCTGCTCGGCTCAACCGACGCCAAGACCTTCGTCACGCTCTTCTATGCGATCTATGACTCGGTCAATCACACGCTGACCTACTGCAACGCCGGGCACAATCCGCCGTATCTGGTAGATGCCGGCGGCCAAATCAAGACGCTCGAAGTCGGCGGGCCGTTGGCGGCAGCGTTTTCGTGGTCGAACTACGGCGAAGAGACCGTGGCCATGGGCCCGGGGTACCGTTTGGTGATCTACACGGACGGCGTCACCGAAGCCGCCGACAAATCCGAGGAGCAATTCGGCGAGGAGCGGCTGGTCGAGTTGATCAAGACCTGGCGCGACACGCCGTCGAAGGCGTTCATCGAGCAGGTCGTCAACGAGGTGCTGAACTTCCAGAAAGACCTGCCGGTCGCCGATGACATTACGCTGGTCTGTTTGAGGACTTAG
- a CDS encoding DMT family transporter codes for MTNTILFASLCLVWGATWLAIKIGLTESPPFYGAAIRFLVAALLLGAVVAWRKPHWPKTRRLWGWIAISAFLMYAGSYAVTYLTEQYMNAALAAILFASFPFFVTIGAHYFLTHERLTTVKTAGLVVGFSGVVVLFAGGANAPSTTAWWAPGLMLLSPLTSAASNIIVKRHLTGEDPVVLNLIQMSLGVFFLLALAGGFEDVSDFNWNWTSIGAVLFLAVFGSAFAFVTLYHLLRTMTASRLSLIAFVTPVVAAVLDWLVLGDTPTWATAAGACLVLAGLYIVNILGERGLARVVEAPAVEAVDCRDV; via the coding sequence ATGACGAACACGATCCTGTTTGCGTCGCTGTGCCTGGTGTGGGGCGCGACCTGGCTGGCGATCAAGATTGGACTGACGGAATCGCCACCGTTTTACGGCGCGGCGATCCGGTTTCTGGTCGCGGCGCTGCTGTTGGGGGCGGTGGTGGCCTGGCGCAAGCCGCACTGGCCGAAAACGCGCCGGTTGTGGGGCTGGATTGCCATCAGCGCCTTCTTGATGTACGCCGGCTCCTACGCGGTCACCTACCTGACCGAGCAGTACATGAACGCCGCGTTGGCGGCGATCCTGTTCGCGTCGTTTCCGTTCTTCGTCACCATCGGCGCGCACTACTTCCTGACGCACGAGCGGCTCACGACGGTCAAGACCGCGGGGCTGGTGGTGGGGTTCAGCGGTGTGGTGGTGTTGTTCGCCGGCGGGGCGAACGCGCCCTCGACCACCGCCTGGTGGGCGCCGGGGCTCATGCTGCTCTCGCCGCTGACCTCGGCGGCGTCGAACATCATCGTCAAGCGGCACCTGACCGGCGAGGACCCGGTGGTGCTCAATTTGATCCAGATGAGTCTGGGTGTCTTCTTCCTGCTGGCGCTGGCGGGCGGCTTCGAGGACGTCTCCGATTTCAATTGGAACTGGACGTCGATCGGGGCGGTGTTGTTCCTGGCGGTCTTCGGGTCGGCGTTCGCGTTTGTGACGCTTTATCATCTGCTGCGTACGATGACCGCCAGCCGCCTGTCGCTGATCGCGTTTGTGACGCCGGTGGTCGCGGCGGTTCTGGATTGGCTGGTCCTGGGGGACACGCCGACCTGGGCGACCGCCGCCGGCGCGTGCCTGGTTCTGGCGGGGCTCTACATCGTCAACATCCTCGGCGAGCGCGGCCTGGCGCGTGTGGTCGAAGCGCCCGCGGTCGAGGCGGTCGACTGCCGGGACGTTTGA
- a CDS encoding ammonia-forming cytochrome c nitrite reductase subunit c552, translated as MRRLMPFLLTIAATAAATWAVATLLLNISQRKQEGAYQYLRLVEITEETIDPSLWGRNFPRAYEGYLRTSDTVRTRYGGSEAFSKLDTDPAWKRLFSGYAFGVDYREERGHAFSLEDQKTTLRTSQFKQPGACLQCHAGGMKQVYESVGGGDLQKGFELVCAMPLDTAWKYVSHPIACTDCHNPADMKLRITRPGFLNAIKLVKAREGIPNYDPNTMATRQEMRTFVCGQCHVEYYFKGEGKIVTYPWHNGLTMDGAEAYYDSVGFKDWTHKETGAPMLKAQHPEFELWNQGIHARSGVACADCHMPYMREGAAKITDHHIRSPLLNVSRACLPCHHFPEQEMLARAEAIQSRTIALLDRGEIAVLALCDAILAAMRRGATEQELAGPRALHRKAQWRLDYISAENSSGFHAPQEAARILAEAIDYARQGQLQAELIRPSGLSVK; from the coding sequence ATGCGCCGCCTGATGCCGTTTCTGCTCACCATTGCCGCCACCGCCGCCGCCACTTGGGCGGTCGCCACCCTCCTGCTCAACATCTCGCAGCGCAAGCAGGAGGGCGCCTACCAGTATCTGAGACTGGTCGAGATCACCGAAGAGACAATAGATCCCTCGCTGTGGGGCAGGAACTTCCCCCGCGCCTACGAGGGCTACCTGCGCACCAGCGACACCGTGCGCACGCGCTATGGCGGCAGCGAGGCCTTCTCCAAACTCGACACCGACCCGGCATGGAAGCGACTCTTCAGCGGCTACGCCTTCGGCGTTGACTACCGCGAGGAGCGCGGCCACGCCTTCTCGCTGGAGGACCAAAAGACCACCCTGCGCACCTCGCAGTTCAAGCAGCCCGGCGCCTGTTTGCAGTGCCACGCCGGCGGAATGAAGCAGGTCTATGAGTCGGTCGGCGGCGGCGATTTGCAGAAAGGATTCGAATTGGTCTGCGCCATGCCGTTGGACACCGCCTGGAAGTATGTCAGCCACCCGATCGCCTGCACCGACTGCCACAATCCGGCCGACATGAAGCTGCGCATCACCCGTCCCGGCTTCCTCAATGCCATCAAGCTGGTCAAGGCGCGCGAGGGGATTCCCAACTACGATCCCAACACCATGGCCACGCGCCAGGAGATGCGCACCTTCGTCTGCGGCCAGTGCCACGTTGAATACTACTTCAAGGGCGAGGGGAAGATTGTCACTTACCCTTGGCACAACGGTCTGACCATGGACGGCGCCGAGGCGTATTACGACAGCGTGGGCTTCAAGGATTGGACGCACAAGGAGACCGGCGCGCCGATGCTGAAGGCGCAGCATCCGGAATTCGAACTGTGGAACCAGGGCATTCACGCCCGCTCGGGCGTGGCCTGCGCCGACTGCCACATGCCCTACATGCGCGAGGGCGCTGCCAAGATCACCGACCACCACATCCGCAGCCCGCTATTGAATGTCTCGCGCGCCTGCCTTCCCTGCCACCACTTCCCCGAGCAGGAGATGCTCGCCCGGGCCGAGGCCATTCAGAGCCGGACCATCGCGCTTTTGGATCGCGGGGAAATCGCCGTGCTGGCGCTCTGCGACGCGATTCTGGCGGCGATGCGGCGCGGCGCGACCGAGCAGGAACTGGCCGGACCGCGCGCTCTGCACCGCAAGGCGCAGTGGCGTTTGGACTACATTTCGGCGGAAAACTCCAGCGGCTTCCATGCCCCGCAGGAAGCGGCGCGCATCCTCGCCGAAGCGATCGATTACGCCCGCCAGGGCCAGTTGCAGGCAGAGTTGATCCGCCCGTCGGGATTGTCGGTGAAGTAG
- the nrfH gene encoding cytochrome c nitrite reductase small subunit: protein MRSSSWLRWVSAVGFGVFVGLSLFTFHFAEGLSYLSNDPAACKNCHIMNEQFDSWVKSSHHTVASCNDCHVPATFPDKYFVKAENGWHHSRAFTLQNFHEPIRIRPTNLQELQHNCIRCHSIMVGDIAAHRDVEDMQARCTECHRSAGHLTTN, encoded by the coding sequence ATGCGGTCTTCCTCATGGCTCCGCTGGGTGTCGGCGGTCGGGTTCGGCGTGTTCGTCGGGCTCTCGCTGTTCACCTTTCATTTCGCCGAGGGACTTTCCTACCTCAGCAATGATCCGGCCGCCTGCAAGAACTGCCACATCATGAACGAGCAGTTCGACTCATGGGTGAAATCCAGCCATCACACCGTCGCGTCCTGCAACGACTGCCATGTGCCGGCGACCTTCCCCGACAAGTATTTCGTCAAGGCGGAGAACGGCTGGCACCACTCGCGGGCGTTCACACTTCAGAACTTCCATGAGCCGATCCGTATACGCCCGACCAACCTGCAGGAGTTGCAGCACAACTGCATCCGCTGCCATTCGATCATGGTGGGCGACATCGCCGCCCACCGCGATGTCGAAGACATGCAGGCCCGTTGCACCGAATGCCACCGCTCGGCGGGCCACCTGACCACGAACTGA
- the nadA gene encoding quinolinate synthase NadA encodes MPEATLDTPYGRTSCERPLASAEQEALAARVRAQMDRWGDRLVILAHHYQRKEVVPFGHFVGDSYYLSKMAAQQERAEHIVFCGVHFMAESARILCRPEQRVYLPNLRAGCPMADMADDAQVDEAWEFLGGFTDLKTIIPISYMNSSARLKAFTGANGGLICTSSNAERAFEWAFQRGEKVFFFPDEHLGTNTANRLGIPRDERVLYDPLHPPTDPAPFRKARVILWKGFCHVHTNFTVAHVERARRDYPGVKIVVHPECHEDVVNVADASGSTAFIDKYVRAQQPGSIIAIGTEINLTSRLADEHPDKTIFELSGQNCPLCVNMFRTSLEDLAVCLEALGPGAHDKEIVVRPEIARDAKLALDRMLELR; translated from the coding sequence ATGCCAGAAGCCACTCTGGACACACCCTACGGACGCACCAGTTGCGAACGTCCCTTGGCATCGGCCGAGCAGGAGGCGCTGGCGGCACGGGTGCGGGCGCAGATGGACCGCTGGGGGGACCGGCTGGTCATCCTCGCCCACCATTACCAGCGCAAGGAAGTGGTGCCGTTCGGGCATTTTGTCGGCGATTCCTATTACCTCTCCAAGATGGCCGCGCAGCAGGAACGGGCTGAGCACATCGTCTTTTGCGGCGTGCACTTCATGGCCGAATCGGCGCGTATTCTGTGCCGCCCGGAGCAGCGGGTTTACCTGCCCAATTTGCGCGCCGGCTGCCCGATGGCCGACATGGCCGATGACGCCCAGGTCGATGAGGCCTGGGAATTCCTCGGTGGATTCACCGATCTGAAAACGATCATTCCGATTTCCTACATGAACTCGTCGGCGCGTCTCAAGGCCTTCACCGGCGCCAACGGGGGCCTCATCTGCACCTCCTCGAACGCCGAAAGGGCCTTCGAGTGGGCTTTCCAGCGCGGCGAGAAGGTGTTCTTTTTTCCCGATGAACATCTGGGCACCAACACCGCCAACCGTCTGGGGATTCCCCGCGATGAACGCGTCCTCTACGACCCGCTTCATCCGCCGACCGATCCGGCGCCGTTCCGGAAGGCGCGTGTCATTCTCTGGAAGGGCTTCTGCCATGTGCACACCAACTTCACGGTGGCGCATGTCGAGCGGGCGCGGCGGGATTACCCCGGGGTGAAGATCGTGGTGCATCCCGAGTGCCACGAGGATGTGGTCAACGTCGCCGATGCGTCGGGGTCGACTGCCTTCATCGACAAGTATGTCCGCGCGCAGCAGCCGGGATCGATCATCGCCATCGGCACCGAGATCAATCTGACCTCGCGTCTGGCCGATGAACATCCCGACAAGACCATCTTCGAACTCTCCGGCCAGAATTGCCCCTTGTGCGTGAACATGTTCCGCACGTCGCTGGAGGATCTGGCGGTCTGCCTCGAGGCGCTCGGTCCGGGCGCGCACGACAAGGAGATTGTCGTGCGTCCCGAGATCGCCCGCGACGCCAAACTGGCGCTGGACCGGATGCTGGAACTCCGCTGA